One window of Atribacter laminatus genomic DNA carries:
- a CDS encoding uroporphyrinogen decarboxylase family protein produces MNSKERVMRSLNKEVPDRIPMDLGTTNCTTLTRKAYENLKKLLGIEKETRFMMENFQVVFVDEEVLQILNIDTRGIHPHPIFQKEMIDDNTYRNEFGITFRMPQEGLYYDMIDHPLAGKSLEELKEYSWPNPEKSMDLKGLREKAKKLHDKGEFCLVGDMIDSGIFEPCWYLRGFENYLMDLVIDPDFATAQLEGMYHYQLQRYSLFLQEVGEYLDIIFVGDDLATAENVIMNPQTYRNLIKPYHKEYFKNLKKLAPNAKLLYHSCGSIFNFIPDLIEIGVDILNPIQVSAQGMDTKVLKDKFGKELSFWGAIDTTQVMPNGSIEDVKREVHKRIQELGPDGYILAAVHDIQPDVPPENIVTMYDEAKNITISK; encoded by the coding sequence ATGAACTCAAAAGAAAGAGTAATGCGTTCCCTTAATAAAGAAGTTCCCGATCGTATCCCTATGGATTTAGGAACGACCAATTGCACCACCTTAACCAGAAAAGCCTATGAAAACTTAAAAAAGCTTTTGGGGATTGAAAAAGAAACTCGTTTTATGATGGAAAATTTTCAAGTGGTTTTTGTCGATGAAGAAGTGCTGCAGATTTTAAATATTGATACTCGTGGTATTCATCCTCATCCGATTTTTCAAAAAGAAATGATTGATGATAACACCTACCGAAATGAGTTTGGAATAACCTTTCGCATGCCTCAAGAAGGCCTTTATTATGACATGATTGATCACCCTTTGGCGGGAAAAAGTTTGGAAGAACTCAAAGAATATTCTTGGCCAAATCCAGAAAAAAGTATGGATCTAAAAGGGTTAAGAGAAAAAGCCAAAAAATTGCACGATAAAGGAGAATTTTGCCTGGTTGGTGACATGATTGATTCTGGTATTTTCGAGCCATGTTGGTATTTACGAGGTTTTGAAAACTATCTTATGGATTTAGTAATAGACCCTGACTTTGCTACTGCCCAATTGGAAGGAATGTATCATTATCAACTACAAAGGTACTCTCTTTTCTTGCAGGAAGTTGGCGAGTATCTCGATATCATTTTTGTCGGAGATGATTTAGCGACCGCCGAAAATGTCATTATGAATCCCCAAACCTACCGTAATTTAATTAAACCTTACCATAAAGAATATTTTAAAAACCTTAAAAAATTAGCTCCAAACGCCAAGCTTCTTTATCATTCCTGCGGGAGTATTTTTAACTTTATTCCTGATTTGATTGAAATTGGTGTTGATATTCTCAATCCAATTCAGGTTTCTGCCCAAGGTATGGATACAAAAGTACTGAAGGATAAGTTTGGGAAAGAACTCTCGTTCTGGGGGGCAATTGATACCACTCAGGTTATGCCCAATGGATCAATCGAAGACGTAAAAAGAGAGGTTCACAAAAGAATACAGGAACTTGGACCTGATGGTTATATTCTCGCTGCTGTCCATGACATTCAGCCGGATGTTCCACCAGAAAACATTGTCACTATGTATGATGAAGCGAAAAATATTACAATCAGTAAATAA
- a CDS encoding IS481 family transposase: MPWTEVHKVDLRQELIYRYLNKEKVTDLCREYGISRKTAYKFIHRFQAFGLDGLKDQSRRPHHLAGQTDALTEQMILDTKFKHPSWGAKKLKPALERQYPDIVFPAISTISAILSRHGLVRSHPRRLRRSVPTSQLRTSHEPNEIWCVDFKGQFRTQDRKYCYPLTITDHYSRYLLACEALSSPSIQESLPVFKECFSTYGLPQVIRSDNGSPFASLHSPFGLTQLSVWLVKLGIILERIDPGHPEQNSRHERMHRTLKEEACQKPATNLFTQQDRFETFKTIYNTVRPHEAINQETPASWYHKSDRPYPKTLSDCEYPHHTLTRKVDSSGRISLYGNRLIRISKVFAGELLGFKDYTHSWLVSFSTYDIGIIDKKTLTFESTEIQDD; this comes from the coding sequence ATGCCATGGACGGAGGTACACAAAGTGGATCTCAGACAAGAATTGATTTATCGTTATCTCAACAAGGAAAAGGTGACAGATTTGTGTCGAGAATATGGAATCTCTCGAAAAACCGCCTATAAGTTTATTCATCGTTTTCAAGCCTTTGGTTTGGATGGACTTAAAGATCAATCCCGACGTCCTCATCACCTGGCGGGTCAAACTGATGCCCTGACCGAGCAAATGATTCTGGATACCAAATTCAAGCATCCCAGTTGGGGAGCTAAAAAGCTCAAGCCCGCCTTGGAAAGACAGTATCCCGATATTGTCTTTCCAGCAATCAGTACCATCAGTGCCATCTTATCTCGCCATGGACTGGTGAGATCACACCCTCGTCGATTGAGAAGAAGTGTGCCAACCAGTCAACTTCGAACCAGCCATGAACCCAATGAGATCTGGTGTGTCGACTTTAAAGGACAATTTCGAACCCAAGATCGGAAATACTGTTATCCTTTAACCATCACCGATCACTATAGCCGGTATCTCCTTGCCTGTGAAGCTCTTTCCTCTCCCAGCATTCAAGAATCCCTTCCGGTCTTCAAAGAGTGCTTTTCCACATATGGTCTTCCCCAGGTGATCCGCAGTGATAACGGGAGTCCCTTTGCTTCTCTTCACTCTCCCTTTGGACTCACTCAACTCTCGGTGTGGTTAGTGAAACTCGGCATCATCTTAGAGCGCATTGATCCGGGACATCCAGAACAAAATAGCCGTCATGAACGGATGCACCGCACCTTAAAAGAAGAGGCCTGTCAAAAACCAGCCACCAATCTTTTCACCCAACAAGACCGCTTTGAAACCTTTAAAACCATCTATAACACCGTACGACCCCATGAAGCAATCAACCAAGAAACCCCAGCTTCCTGGTACCACAAAAGTGACCGGCCCTATCCAAAAACCTTAAGTGATTGTGAATATCCTCATCATACGCTCACTCGTAAAGTCGATTCCTCAGGACGGATTTCTCTTTATGGCAACCGTCTGATCAGAATCAGTAAAGTCTTTGCTGGTGAACTTCTCGGATTCAAAGACTATACTCATTCCTGGTTAGTTAGTTTCTCTACCTATGATATTGGTATAATTGATAAAAAGACCCTTACTTTTGAATCAACGGAGATTCAAGATGATTAA
- a CDS encoding B12-binding domain-containing radical SAM protein has translation MKILLVNPPSPGIYNSVGLKLPPLGLGYLASVLQKNRHQVKILDLQVEKKSSLEQELANCDLVGITCESNKIFKALDIATIAKQRGCITVMGGYHATFRDKEILSLGIVDYIVKGEGEYTFTHLVQNLEDKKNIHNLPGISYRKDNVIFEASIPQPPDNLDDIPFPSRDLLPLGKYWMTQIEGEPLMNIVTSRGCPFACSFCASSNFAGTRWRTRSIENIMAELEQLYYDYGYRGFAFMDDNFTLKPERVELMAEKIQKNQMNIKWWCFSRVDTIMNNVSIIKKMASAGLKMVFLGLESADPQSLKDYGKKITTEISEKAIKVLHSNGIKVLGSFILGNIHDTQETITKTIEYAKKLNIDIAQFSVLTPFPGTKFFQNMMKENRIFTWDWKLFDGAHSVITGDYLKPREIQKMILSAYIDFYRQGKQISNVWGFIRKFVNTHVPFINTYKESYYQRRRTPLLTKKQSTVQQQRTFS, from the coding sequence ATGAAAATCTTGCTAGTCAATCCACCCTCACCAGGCATTTATAATTCCGTGGGTCTTAAGCTCCCCCCTCTTGGATTAGGTTACTTAGCTTCGGTTTTGCAAAAAAACCGTCATCAGGTTAAAATCCTTGATTTACAAGTTGAAAAAAAGTCCAGCTTGGAACAAGAACTTGCCAACTGCGATTTAGTGGGAATTACCTGTGAGAGCAATAAAATTTTTAAAGCACTTGATATCGCAACAATAGCCAAACAAAGGGGTTGTATAACCGTCATGGGAGGTTATCATGCCACTTTTAGAGATAAAGAAATCCTTTCCTTGGGTATTGTTGACTATATCGTTAAGGGCGAAGGGGAATATACTTTTACTCACCTTGTGCAGAATCTCGAAGATAAAAAAAATATTCATAACCTCCCAGGTATTTCCTACCGGAAGGACAATGTCATATTTGAAGCATCCATTCCCCAACCACCTGATAATTTAGATGACATTCCTTTCCCTTCAAGAGACCTTCTTCCCTTAGGGAAATATTGGATGACTCAAATTGAAGGCGAACCATTAATGAATATAGTAACCAGCCGAGGATGTCCGTTTGCTTGTTCTTTTTGTGCGTCATCTAATTTTGCTGGAACCCGTTGGAGAACTCGTTCCATTGAAAATATTATGGCGGAATTAGAGCAACTTTATTACGATTACGGGTATCGTGGCTTCGCTTTCATGGATGATAATTTTACCTTAAAACCCGAACGCGTTGAGCTCATGGCAGAAAAAATCCAAAAAAATCAGATGAACATTAAATGGTGGTGCTTTTCACGCGTGGACACTATCATGAATAATGTTTCCATCATTAAAAAAATGGCTTCAGCCGGTTTGAAAATGGTCTTTTTGGGACTTGAAAGTGCCGATCCTCAATCGCTGAAGGATTATGGGAAGAAAATCACGACCGAGATTTCAGAAAAAGCCATTAAAGTCCTTCATTCCAACGGAATCAAGGTCCTAGGCTCATTTATTCTTGGAAACATCCACGATACTCAAGAAACTATCACGAAAACAATTGAGTATGCCAAAAAATTGAATATTGATATCGCTCAATTTTCAGTACTCACTCCATTTCCCGGAACGAAGTTTTTTCAAAACATGATGAAGGAAAACCGAATTTTTACTTGGGATTGGAAGCTTTTTGATGGCGCTCATTCAGTCATCACTGGTGATTATCTAAAACCCCGAGAAATCCAGAAAATGATTCTTTCCGCTTATATTGATTTTTATCGGCAAGGAAAACAAATTTCTAATGTTTGGGGCTTTATCCGGAAGTTTGTTAATACCCATGTCCCTTTCATTAATACTTATAAAGAATCCTATTATCAACGCAGAAGAACGCCCTTATTAACTAAGAAACAAAGCACCGTTCAGCAGCAAAGAACCTTTTCCTAA
- a CDS encoding IS1182 family transposase, which yields MAYRYANRNQLQLFPSSIEDYIPLDDPVRAYDAFVEALDLEKLGLNLDPHQAGNPQYHPKVMLKLVVYGYAYGIRSSRKLERANHHNLSFIWLTSGLTPDHKTIAEFRRKNRSQLADILKQCAKMCIQLNLIEGNTLFVDGSKFKANASIKKSWDKKKIQKVLNNIDQRIATILNQCETVDEAEKGCGSLVKMDQELQDQDVLKTKVQGILKELETKKQTSLNTTDPDCTRINSLAGTHAGYSVQSVVDEKHGLILSADVVSENNDLNQFSQQINQANALLEHKCQVACADSGYASTTELAKIDQQGIKVVVPSQRQASEKIPSPFAKDQFSYDKIHDCYICPEGHTLTFSHLNKNKKNGHKHYLISAKKICLACPHYGVCTSSQHGRKVIRLANEELREKFEAQYKEPESQAIYRKRKAKVELPFGHIKRNLGVNAFLLRGLPGVKAEASLFGTCFNLVRMITLLGVTTLVSLLKEIGGKYPTSLGGIG from the coding sequence ATGGCATATCGATATGCGAATAGAAACCAACTCCAACTCTTCCCGTCGAGTATCGAAGACTACATTCCTCTCGATGATCCGGTCAGAGCCTATGATGCCTTTGTCGAAGCACTCGATCTTGAAAAGTTGGGATTGAACCTGGATCCCCACCAAGCCGGGAACCCCCAATACCACCCCAAGGTGATGTTGAAACTTGTGGTCTATGGCTATGCCTATGGGATCCGGAGTTCCCGAAAATTGGAACGAGCGAACCATCATAACCTCTCCTTTATCTGGCTGACCTCAGGGCTCACACCCGACCATAAGACCATTGCTGAATTCAGAAGAAAAAACCGCTCTCAGTTAGCTGACATCTTAAAACAGTGTGCGAAGATGTGTATCCAGCTCAATCTGATCGAAGGCAACACTCTCTTTGTTGATGGCAGCAAATTCAAAGCCAATGCCTCCATCAAAAAGAGCTGGGATAAGAAAAAGATTCAAAAAGTCCTCAACAACATCGATCAACGCATCGCCACTATCCTCAACCAGTGTGAGACGGTCGATGAGGCTGAAAAGGGGTGTGGCTCTTTGGTCAAAATGGATCAGGAATTACAAGACCAAGACGTCTTAAAGACCAAAGTCCAGGGTATCTTAAAAGAACTGGAAACCAAAAAGCAAACATCCCTGAACACCACTGATCCGGACTGTACCCGGATCAATAGTCTTGCTGGAACTCATGCCGGCTACAGCGTCCAAAGCGTCGTCGATGAAAAGCATGGTCTGATTCTCTCCGCTGATGTCGTCAGTGAGAATAACGACCTCAATCAGTTCAGCCAACAGATCAACCAAGCCAATGCACTCTTAGAGCATAAGTGCCAGGTCGCCTGTGCTGATTCCGGTTATGCCTCGACCACGGAATTAGCGAAAATTGACCAGCAAGGGATCAAAGTCGTCGTTCCCTCCCAAAGACAGGCCTCAGAAAAAATACCGTCTCCTTTTGCCAAAGACCAGTTTAGCTATGATAAGATCCATGATTGCTATATCTGCCCCGAAGGACACACACTCACCTTTTCTCATCTTAATAAGAATAAAAAAAACGGTCATAAACACTATCTGATCTCAGCCAAGAAAATCTGTTTAGCTTGTCCCCATTATGGGGTTTGTACTTCCTCTCAACACGGGAGGAAAGTCATCCGACTGGCGAATGAAGAACTCAGAGAAAAGTTCGAGGCCCAGTATAAAGAGCCTGAGTCCCAAGCAATTTACCGAAAAAGAAAAGCCAAAGTCGAGCTTCCCTTTGGACATATCAAACGTAACTTAGGTGTGAATGCCTTCCTCTTAAGAGGCCTGCCAGGAGTCAAAGCCGAAGCGTCACTCTTTGGGACCTGTTTTAACCTG
- a CDS encoding TetR/AcrR family transcriptional regulator — MNSEVNLRDKILQAACKLIEEQGMTHFTLENIAQRANVSKGGLLYHFPSKELLVQAMLELFLKELKSSLRKDILLSSQENDRTIQSINWLKNYINVCFNQKIHLNQYKYAILAALTMDPKFLLPVRKFINESQEEILSLDFSTLATIIRLTCEGLWLSELFGFQMVDDKTRVNIKQKLFDLLDDFELHSIH; from the coding sequence ATGAATTCAGAAGTTAATTTAAGGGATAAAATTTTACAAGCAGCTTGCAAGCTCATTGAAGAGCAAGGTATGACACATTTTACCTTAGAAAACATTGCCCAACGTGCAAATGTAAGTAAGGGTGGACTTTTATATCACTTTCCATCCAAAGAGCTTCTGGTCCAAGCTATGTTAGAACTATTTCTTAAAGAACTAAAAAGCTCTTTAAGAAAAGATATTTTATTGAGTAGTCAAGAAAATGATAGAACTATCCAATCAATTAATTGGTTAAAAAACTATATCAATGTCTGTTTTAACCAAAAAATTCACTTAAATCAATACAAATATGCAATATTGGCAGCCTTAACAATGGATCCAAAATTCTTACTTCCGGTTCGAAAGTTTATCAATGAGTCCCAAGAAGAGATACTATCTTTGGATTTTTCAACTTTAGCTACCATAATTCGTTTAACCTGTGAAGGGTTATGGCTTTCTGAGTTATTTGGGTTCCAGATGGTCGACGATAAAACTCGAGTCAACATAAAACAAAAACTTTTCGATTTACTTGACGACTTTGAACTTCACTCTATCCATTAA
- a CDS encoding S-layer homology domain-containing protein, which yields MKKLLIAFVLVLALAIPALANPFVDVPLNHWAYDAVQVLAAKGCVIGYPDGTFGGNRALTRYEFAQAVARCLAYMEQYVDEAGLATQEDIAMLEKLIQEFADELKNLGVTVEDLKRALGENSQAIKALEDRVALLEKYAEPVKVTGDFTATFTGYYPTPTDPDNTWEDETNLYIAATINDYTTAGITLTAANSLGYGDAPNVTANNFWLIYQKDEWFIQAGEIRQNMIGLGLVLGDYQPDDPDDDRDYDLDYEGFYVSYTPEDSDVLWKALGDLNEFYAVRAEWEHVGVMATWMPEGTEFYNVDSDLVVSADVWTDFDDSDVMLSVEGAYAALSGAYGVAGEIEIKASDDATITVDGHYVVDGFTPADSAVTTSAFADDEMGFGVGASFILSGDEEGDDSWTLDLSYDWAAAITTGDMVTNAVEGTVTYVPFEAAKGETGIIHGLYDLMDSSFKVYGAYLNYPLDLDSENNEAYFSVRGQYDSANAEITAVGALAYEWIEEKTTLTVEGRYDSVTPADVQPWSAMAEVAWEMADKTNLTLSYEIGTWEDEYDDNWTGNIVDNLGTFTAEISVSF from the coding sequence ATGAAGAAACTGCTCATTGCATTTGTACTCGTTTTGGCTTTAGCTATTCCAGCTTTGGCCAATCCCTTTGTCGATGTGCCCTTGAATCACTGGGCATATGATGCCGTCCAAGTTCTAGCAGCCAAAGGCTGTGTCATCGGATATCCCGATGGGACCTTTGGTGGGAATCGGGCTCTGACCCGGTATGAATTTGCTCAAGCTGTGGCTCGTTGCTTGGCCTATATGGAACAGTATGTTGACGAAGCTGGTTTGGCCACTCAAGAAGACATTGCCATGCTCGAGAAACTGATCCAGGAATTCGCTGATGAATTGAAGAACCTCGGGGTCACCGTTGAAGACCTCAAAAGAGCTCTGGGTGAAAACAGCCAGGCCATCAAAGCCTTGGAAGACCGAGTTGCTCTTCTGGAAAAATACGCTGAACCAGTGAAAGTGACTGGTGATTTCACTGCCACCTTTACAGGTTACTATCCCACCCCCACCGACCCTGATAATACCTGGGAAGATGAAACCAATCTCTACATCGCCGCCACCATCAATGACTACACCACTGCTGGAATCACCTTAACTGCAGCTAATTCACTCGGCTATGGTGATGCTCCAAACGTCACGGCCAATAATTTCTGGTTGATCTACCAGAAAGACGAGTGGTTCATTCAAGCGGGTGAAATTCGTCAGAACATGATTGGTCTCGGTTTGGTGCTCGGTGATTACCAACCGGATGATCCTGATGATGATCGGGATTATGACCTCGATTACGAAGGATTCTATGTCAGCTATACCCCAGAAGATAGCGATGTGTTGTGGAAAGCTTTAGGCGACCTCAACGAGTTCTATGCGGTTCGGGCTGAATGGGAACACGTTGGTGTGATGGCCACCTGGATGCCAGAAGGCACTGAGTTCTATAACGTCGATAGCGATCTGGTGGTCAGTGCTGATGTCTGGACCGACTTTGATGATTCCGATGTCATGCTTTCTGTCGAAGGTGCCTATGCGGCTCTGTCTGGAGCTTATGGTGTGGCTGGAGAAATTGAAATCAAAGCCTCAGATGATGCCACCATCACCGTTGACGGTCACTACGTTGTCGATGGGTTCACTCCGGCTGATTCAGCCGTGACCACCAGCGCCTTTGCTGATGATGAAATGGGCTTTGGTGTCGGTGCCAGCTTCATTCTCTCCGGAGATGAAGAAGGCGACGACAGCTGGACCTTGGATCTGTCCTACGACTGGGCAGCAGCTATTACTACTGGCGACATGGTCACCAATGCTGTAGAAGGAACTGTGACCTATGTGCCCTTTGAAGCGGCCAAGGGTGAAACCGGAATCATTCACGGTTTGTATGACTTGATGGATAGTAGCTTCAAGGTCTATGGTGCTTACTTGAATTACCCACTCGATCTTGATAGTGAAAACAATGAAGCCTACTTCAGCGTGAGAGGTCAATACGATTCAGCCAATGCTGAAATCACCGCAGTGGGTGCTTTGGCGTATGAATGGATCGAAGAAAAGACCACCCTCACTGTTGAAGGTCGTTACGACAGCGTCACTCCTGCTGATGTCCAACCCTGGAGCGCAATGGCTGAAGTAGCCTGGGAAATGGCTGACAAAACCAATCTGACCTTGTCTTACGAAATCGGGACCTGGGAAGATGAATATGACGATAATTGGACCGGGAATATTGTTGATAATCTTGGGACGTTCACTGCCGAAATCTCAGTCAGCTTCTAA
- a CDS encoding mechanosensitive ion channel domain-containing protein yields the protein MKKLLLFIILISLFCFFKENVANGTQIFATPNATIETAWEETIESLQKKIDDVIPQINLSARSEQTETAQKYGITIEELQIKTNKLRDLQITYQQHKTALEKNKTLLLEIQKMKEKKIDDPSLEISQKPPFNLSIYDQYLDQINDIQQQIESVNFLKNIASSNLIQAKSRLEESQKVIRNLRDSAQTSGTSSTTPQPNLNWSLEIALINEQLSQATYNYQKAQLNNIELELELTQLKKASTESLITWIKSNLQFDQSDIDRHIEDLENHSLTVQEKIEKIRAQQLTNDREYLNIQNQIEETTREEELMVFNSQLRELESWRDYNQKTLDMLEGKLFYLNQLKQAWITRNTLLAEKEEKDPIELREKREEASSLLKNLETLITRQQQIQENTQNRILALQKELSNQSQDLPFQLKDHITSSLRAREELMGENLEYLSFLMSAQQIFERLVAEINSAVGSIQIAQRVTSFWKDRLHSFWNIELYVIEDNPVTVRKVILAILIVVIGLLLIKFFTRSLQKKIAQRFDIEMNTASAIKRVVNYFFMLMIVLFALRTVNIPLTAFAFLGGALAVAIGLGSQNIFSNFLGGFVIVFQKPIKENDIIEIEGKTASVQEIGSRFTRLKTFDNIDILVPNNYFMNNIIVNWTNIDKTIRGKITIGVSYSSPVRTVEALLYQAMKENLKILTKPAPFVLFSDFGDSALIFNAFFWVDMNYGFKGAVESELRYRVLELFQANNIEISYPQKDIHIDSLSPIELKIFEPEKREENQES from the coding sequence ATGAAAAAATTACTTCTCTTTATAATATTAATATCCTTATTTTGTTTCTTCAAAGAAAATGTTGCAAATGGTACACAAATTTTTGCTACTCCCAACGCAACCATAGAAACAGCTTGGGAAGAAACCATTGAAAGCCTTCAAAAGAAAATAGATGATGTAATTCCTCAGATCAATCTTTCAGCCCGTTCAGAACAAACCGAAACTGCACAAAAATACGGGATAACCATAGAAGAACTTCAAATCAAAACCAATAAATTAAGAGACCTCCAAATCACTTATCAACAGCACAAAACCGCCTTGGAAAAAAACAAAACTCTTCTTCTTGAAATTCAAAAGATGAAAGAAAAAAAAATTGATGACCCGTCTTTGGAAATATCACAGAAACCACCTTTTAATTTAAGCATTTATGATCAATATCTTGACCAGATAAATGATATCCAGCAACAAATAGAATCAGTCAATTTTTTAAAAAATATTGCCAGCAGCAACCTAATTCAAGCAAAAAGTCGTTTGGAAGAAAGTCAAAAAGTCATCAGAAATCTTCGTGACTCAGCTCAAACCTCTGGGACTTCATCCACAACTCCTCAACCGAATTTAAACTGGTCGCTTGAAATCGCCCTAATAAATGAACAACTTTCGCAAGCTACTTACAACTATCAAAAAGCTCAACTGAACAACATAGAACTTGAATTAGAACTGACTCAACTTAAGAAAGCATCCACAGAAAGCCTTATCACCTGGATAAAAAGTAATCTTCAATTTGATCAATCTGATATAGATCGACATATTGAAGATTTAGAAAATCATTCTTTAACAGTTCAGGAAAAAATCGAAAAAATAAGAGCACAACAACTAACCAACGATAGGGAATATTTGAATATCCAAAACCAGATTGAGGAAACAACTCGAGAAGAAGAACTGATGGTATTCAATTCTCAATTGCGAGAACTTGAATCGTGGAGAGATTATAATCAAAAAACTTTGGATATGTTAGAAGGAAAGCTTTTTTATTTAAACCAATTGAAACAAGCGTGGATCACTCGAAATACTCTTTTAGCAGAAAAAGAAGAAAAAGACCCTATTGAACTTCGAGAAAAAAGGGAAGAAGCTTCCAGTCTGCTTAAAAATTTAGAAACTCTGATTACCAGACAGCAGCAAATTCAAGAAAATACCCAAAATCGGATCTTAGCCCTCCAGAAAGAATTAAGCAATCAAAGTCAAGACCTCCCTTTTCAATTAAAAGACCACATTACATCAAGTCTTCGTGCTCGAGAAGAATTAATGGGAGAAAATCTTGAATATCTCTCTTTTTTAATGTCAGCTCAGCAGATTTTTGAACGTTTAGTAGCAGAAATCAACTCAGCAGTAGGCAGTATTCAGATCGCCCAAAGAGTTACTTCTTTTTGGAAGGATCGGCTTCATTCTTTTTGGAATATTGAATTATATGTTATTGAAGATAATCCAGTTACCGTTCGTAAGGTTATTTTAGCAATTTTAATAGTGGTTATTGGACTATTACTTATCAAATTTTTCACCCGATCACTCCAAAAAAAGATTGCTCAACGATTCGATATAGAAATGAACACGGCTAGCGCAATCAAACGAGTGGTTAATTACTTCTTCATGTTAATGATTGTTCTCTTTGCTCTTCGTACCGTTAATATTCCGCTCACTGCTTTTGCTTTTTTAGGTGGTGCTTTGGCTGTGGCTATCGGGCTCGGATCTCAAAATATTTTTAGCAACTTCTTAGGTGGTTTCGTCATTGTTTTTCAAAAACCAATAAAAGAGAATGACATTATAGAAATCGAGGGGAAAACGGCTTCGGTACAAGAAATTGGATCCCGTTTTACCCGCTTAAAAACATTCGATAATATCGATATTCTGGTCCCAAACAATTATTTTATGAATAACATAATAGTCAACTGGACAAACATTGATAAAACGATCCGGGGAAAAATCACCATTGGTGTAAGCTACTCCTCTCCAGTTCGGACCGTAGAAGCCCTTCTTTATCAAGCCATGAAGGAAAATTTGAAAATCCTTACCAAGCCAGCACCTTTTGTGTTATTTAGTGATTTTGGAGATAGCGCCCTCATATTTAATGCTTTTTTCTGGGTTGACATGAATTACGGGTTTAAGGGTGCGGTTGAGAGTGAACTTCGCTACCGAGTTCTTGAACTCTTTCAAGCCAATAACATTGAAATTTCCTATCCGCAAAAGGATATCCATATCGATTCTTTAAGCCCAATAGAACTCAAAATATTTGAACCAGAAAAACGCGAAGAAAACCAAGAAAGTTAG
- a CDS encoding glycerate kinase — protein sequence MELKILLCPDSFKGSLSSHKVCNAIKRGFLRCTHKVEIVEKPVADGGEGTIEALYYGLGGRLVKTEITGPLWEKVNAQYLILDDQKTAIIEMAQAAGLTLVPIQKRNPRYTTTFGVGELVNNAVKNGCKKVILAIGGSATNDGGMGALAALGVKFYDENQKLLPGMGENLLKVQTIDTEGAEKAMNEVEILIASDVKNSLFGPEGAASVYAPQKGANEEDVFFLDKGLMHFSKVIREKTGKEVDSIPGSGAAGGIGAGFCGFFNAQITSGIQLIMELLNFEEEIATSDLIISGEGKIDRQTLYGKLISGIYELCQKHNKPLILLAGKVEEEAYSIYGDKVLALFSIVNGPINEDEAFLKAEYLVENTSYNIAKLIFHNFS from the coding sequence TTGGAATTGAAAATTCTTCTCTGTCCCGATTCGTTTAAAGGAAGCTTATCAAGTCATAAAGTTTGCAATGCAATAAAAAGAGGATTTTTGCGCTGTACTCATAAAGTTGAAATTGTGGAAAAACCAGTAGCCGATGGTGGAGAAGGGACTATTGAAGCGCTCTATTACGGTTTGGGAGGAAGATTGGTAAAAACTGAAATAACCGGTCCGTTATGGGAAAAAGTGAACGCTCAATACCTCATTCTCGATGATCAAAAAACCGCGATAATCGAAATGGCTCAAGCAGCCGGTTTAACTTTGGTTCCAATACAAAAAAGAAATCCTCGATACACGACCACCTTTGGAGTTGGAGAATTGGTAAACAATGCGGTGAAAAATGGTTGTAAAAAAGTGATTTTAGCCATTGGTGGGAGCGCTACCAATGATGGAGGAATGGGCGCTTTAGCTGCTTTAGGAGTGAAGTTTTATGATGAGAATCAAAAATTATTGCCTGGTATGGGAGAAAATTTGCTTAAGGTTCAAACAATAGACACTGAAGGTGCTGAAAAAGCGATGAATGAAGTGGAAATTCTCATTGCCAGCGATGTCAAAAATTCCCTTTTTGGGCCAGAAGGTGCGGCGAGTGTTTATGCTCCCCAAAAGGGAGCAAATGAAGAAGATGTTTTTTTTCTTGATAAGGGTTTGATGCATTTTTCAAAAGTGATTCGAGAAAAAACCGGCAAAGAAGTTGATTCTATTCCAGGTTCTGGAGCAGCAGGAGGGATTGGAGCTGGTTTTTGTGGATTTTTTAATGCGCAAATTACCTCTGGTATTCAGCTTATTATGGAATTACTAAATTTTGAAGAAGAGATCGCAACCAGTGACCTCATCATTAGTGGAGAGGGAAAAATTGATCGTCAAACTCTCTATGGAAAGTTAATTAGCGGTATTTATGAGTTATGTCAAAAGCACAATAAACCACTAATACTTTTAGCCGGGAAGGTAGAAGAGGAAGCGTATTCGATTTATGGAGATAAAGTATTGGCTTTATTTTCCATCGTAAATGGTCCAATAAACGAAGATGAAGCATTTTTGAAAGCTGAATACTTAGTGGAGAATACTTCCTATAATATTGCCAAACTGATCTTTCACAATTTTAGTTAG